The following are encoded together in the Weissella soli genome:
- a CDS encoding ABC transporter ATP-binding protein: MRIFWRLAWFIKDEWKAYVLGILALLGVALMGLIPPVMIGRFANLLATHQLNWQNIWPIIGFIAFATIGQYFLRFGWSYFIWGTAARLEKTLRERLFRHYLAMDAPFFQKHRTGDLLAHATNDISQMQRVAGNAVLQMFDAVITGLSVIIAMVWFVNGEMTFWAVLPLFGITLVATVLGRHIHSAFMKAQEAFSTLNNKTQESIMGIKALKTLGQAREDIQDFSHQVDDTIAANRRAQFFDSLFDPSITILIGVSYVVTIILGGTNVMTGKMNIGQLITFVTYLSQLIWPFMGLGFMFNNFQRGNASYDRIESLMAEQSAIKDDTAGVNQVPVGDLDIAITQFQYPEADEVVLHDIDVHLPAGQVLGIVGAVGAGKTTLLRLLLREFDNYTGYINVGGIDIRHYRLNKYLPAIGYVPQDNFLFSTTVRENIRFSDPTLMDEQVERAARWAGLHDDILQLPAGYDTQVGEQGISLSGGQRQRLAIARALIINPEILILDDALSAVDAKTEKTILETLHTQRAGKTTLIATHRLSSVVNAYETIVLAEGAITERGTHPALLAANGWYATMYAAQQIEAKLDEEVAHHG; the protein is encoded by the coding sequence TTGGCGACTCGCTTGGTTTATTAAAGACGAGTGGAAGGCTTATGTATTAGGGATTTTAGCGTTGCTGGGAGTGGCACTAATGGGGTTGATTCCGCCGGTGATGATTGGTCGGTTTGCGAATTTATTAGCGACGCACCAATTAAATTGGCAAAACATTTGGCCAATCATTGGCTTCATTGCCTTTGCAACTATTGGCCAATATTTTTTACGATTCGGGTGGTCATATTTTATCTGGGGCACGGCGGCCCGTTTAGAAAAAACATTACGTGAACGATTATTTAGGCATTATTTGGCAATGGACGCGCCCTTCTTCCAAAAACACCGGACGGGGGATTTATTGGCACACGCGACCAATGACATTTCGCAAATGCAGCGCGTGGCTGGTAATGCGGTGTTACAGATGTTTGATGCGGTTATTACCGGCCTGTCAGTCATCATTGCCATGGTTTGGTTTGTGAATGGTGAAATGACTTTTTGGGCGGTGTTACCACTCTTTGGGATTACACTAGTGGCCACCGTTTTAGGACGTCATATTCATAGTGCCTTCATGAAGGCCCAAGAGGCTTTCTCAACGTTGAATAATAAAACACAAGAATCCATCATGGGGATTAAGGCTTTAAAGACCTTGGGACAGGCGCGAGAAGATATTCAAGATTTTTCGCATCAGGTGGATGATACCATTGCGGCCAATCGCCGGGCACAGTTCTTTGACTCCCTCTTTGATCCATCAATTACCATTCTGATTGGGGTTTCATACGTGGTCACGATCATCTTAGGTGGGACAAATGTGATGACTGGTAAGATGAATATCGGGCAATTAATTACCTTTGTGACGTACCTTTCGCAATTAATTTGGCCATTTATGGGCTTGGGGTTCATGTTTAATAATTTCCAGCGAGGCAATGCATCGTATGACCGCATTGAATCCTTAATGGCGGAACAATCGGCCATTAAAGATGATACGGCCGGTGTGAATCAGGTACCGGTTGGGGATCTGGATATTGCCATCACGCAATTTCAATACCCGGAAGCAGATGAAGTGGTTTTACATGATATTGACGTTCACCTACCAGCTGGCCAAGTCCTGGGGATTGTTGGTGCTGTCGGGGCGGGTAAAACCACCCTGCTACGTCTTTTATTGCGTGAGTTTGACAATTACACTGGTTACATTAACGTGGGGGGGATCGATATTCGGCATTATCGTTTGAATAAGTATTTACCAGCCATTGGGTATGTCCCACAGGATAATTTCCTGTTTTCAACGACAGTGCGCGAAAATATTCGCTTTTCAGATCCAACCTTGATGGATGAGCAGGTCGAACGCGCCGCAAGATGGGCTGGCTTGCATGATGATATCTTGCAGCTGCCAGCTGGATATGACACTCAAGTTGGTGAACAGGGCATTAGTTTGTCAGGGGGACAACGCCAACGCCTGGCGATTGCACGGGCCTTAATTATTAATCCAGAGATCTTGATCTTGGATGATGCTTTATCTGCCGTCGATGCTAAGACCGAAAAGACGATTTTGGAGACGTTGCATACCCAACGTGCTGGCAAGACAACCTTAATTGCGACCCATCGTTTGAGTTCC